In a single window of the Papaver somniferum cultivar HN1 chromosome 8, ASM357369v1, whole genome shotgun sequence genome:
- the LOC113302810 gene encoding aldehyde oxidase GLOX1-like, giving the protein MEAKSVIVFSAIIFSLFILGETSTGKWKLLKKSIGISAMHTVLLPNDRVITFDRTDLGQSNISLPQERCRKLADDQIDCSAHSIELNLLNGDVRSLTVLTDTWCSSGALAPDGVLIQSGGFNDGDRVVRYFRLCANCDWMEDQNGLVVPRWYASNQILPDGKIIVVGGRAQFSYEFIPKSSSKSDFKTHELPFLKDTTDDVENNLYPFLHLSTDGNLFIFANNRSILFDYINNRVVRDDYPVMPGEVSRNYPSTGSSVLLPLKLGFINSNIGAPDAEVFICGGSPPNSFTSASNGRFLSATKSCGRLMITAEQPEWKMEEMPIERVMGDMILLPTGDVLIINGAKKGSAGWYLAREPALNPVLYHPDSSKFEVMKPSKIARMYHSTAILITDGSVLVGGSNPNSNYNFTELFPTELSVEVFSPPYATSSSRPQISWAEPEAELSYKQPFSIGFDSTENGELENAYVTMVAPSFNTHSFSMNQRMMVLEINQVYQVSGTSYVIDCFAPATPYIAPPGYYLLFVVHHGIPSSGKWIHIS; this is encoded by the coding sequence ATGGAAGCAAAATCTGTTATAGTTTTCTCGGCTATAATCTTTTCTCTCTTCATTCTGGGCGAAACTTCTACTGGTAAATGGAAGCTATTGAAGAAAAGTATTGGAATTTCAGCAATGCATACTGTATTGTTGCCAAATGATCGAGTTATTACGTTCGACAGAACAGATTTAGGTCAATCAAATATTTCGCTGCCTCAAGAAAGATGTAGAAAACTTGCTGATGATCAAATCGATTGTTCTGCTCACTCGATCGAGTTAAACCTTTTGAATGGAGATGTTCGTTCACTTACTGTTCTTACCGATACTTGGTGCTCTTCTGGTGCACTAGCACCTGATGGTGTGCTAATTCAAAGTGGTGGATTCAACGATGGTGACCGTGTTGTTCGATATTTTAGGCTGTGTGCTAAttgtgattggatggaggatcaaAATGGACTTGTTGTTCCTCGATGGTACGCGTCTAATCAGATTTTGCCAGATGGGAAAATCATTGTCGTAGGCGGTAGAGCTCAGTTTAGTTACGAGTTCATCCCTAAGAGCTCATCCAAATCAGATTTTAAAACACACGAGCTTCCATTTCTTAAAGACACCACGGATGATGTGGAGAACAATCTATACCCATTTCTCCATCTCTCAACCGATGGGAATCTCTTCATCTTTGCTAACAACAGGTCGATATTGTTTGATTATATAAACAATCGAGTGGTTAGGGATGATTATCCAGTCATGCCAGGTGAAGTTTCACGCAATTATCCAAGCACAGGTTCATCGGTACTTCTCCCGCTGAAACTTGGTTTCATAAACAGTAATATTGGCGCACCAgatgctgaagtcttcatctgtGGAGGGTCACCACCAAATTCATTTACTAGTGCTAGTAACGGAAGATTTTTATCAGCTACTAAATCATGTGGCCGTTTAATGATCACGGCGGAGCAGCCAGAATGGAAAATGGAAGAAATGCCTATAGAAAGAGTCAtgggtgatatgatcttgttacCAACAGGTGATGTCTTAATCATAAATGGTGCGAAAAAAGGCTCAGCTGGATGGTATTTAGCTAGGGAGCCAGCTCTGAACCCTGTTCTTTACCACCCTGATTCAAGCAAGTTTGAGGTAATGAAACCATCGAAGATTGCTCGAATGTATCACTCAACTGCTATTTTGATTACTGATGGTAGCGTATTAGTCGGGGGAAGTAATCCTAATTCGAATTACAACTTCACCGAGCTTTTCCCTACTGAATTGAGCGTTGAGGTTTTTTCGCCCCCATATGCAACTAGCAGTTCTCGACCGCAAATTAGTTGGGCGGAACCTGAAGCTGAATTATCTTATAAACAACCATTTTCCATTGGTTTTGATTCGACTGAGAACGGAGAGTTAGAGAACGCTTATGTGACCATGGTTGCACCATCATTCAACACACATTCCTTCTCCATGAATCAAAGGATGATGGTTTTGGAAATTAATCAAGTATATCAAGTCTCTGGTACAAGTTATGTCATTGACTGTTTTGCTCCGGCCACTCCTTATATTGCCCCACCAGGTTATTATCTTCTTTTTGTGGTACATCATGGGATTCCAAGCAGCGGTAAATGGATTCATATCAGTTAA